Proteins encoded by one window of Culicoides brevitarsis isolate CSIRO-B50_1 chromosome 2, AGI_CSIRO_Cbre_v1, whole genome shotgun sequence:
- the LOC134829086 gene encoding clavesin-1-like, translating into MVFSRSSKQDFFDKAPKKYDSYKPTLPKHFYEIAERALHENEAIRSQSLAQMREWIAKDPNIVKCRTDALFLLRFLRPKKFNVPAACILYQKYLINRQIYADWFKGLDIQDPHLLQLFKEGFFIPLPERDHRGRQIVIYRFENLDASKYSSTDVFRLQEICFQTMYDDEETQIAGFVLVFDYSGITMKHVAMFSLTDYREYAKVVRQSCPVRMTSLLVLNMPAFLRAFYEITVSFMQKKVQDRFQMFKSLEDFKKEVDVDDYPTEYGGKLKLESILKTFQKKMLKKRDQILALDEMAIEISEDMDKDWFKLNGKSNIQAGGVIGSFRKLEVD; encoded by the exons atgGTTTTTTCGCG aTCTTCCAAACAAGACTTTTTTGATAAGGCGCCCAAAAAGTACGACTCCTACAAACCAACTCTCCCAAagcatttttacgaaattgcTGAACGAGCATTGCACGAAAATGAAGCCATTCGCTCCCAATCGCTCGCCCAGATGCGCGAATGGATCGCCAAAGATCCCAACATCGTAAAATGTCGCACCGATGCTTTGTTTCTTCTCCGTTTTTTGCggccaaaaaaattcaacgtgCCCGCCGCGTGTATTTTGTACCAAAAATACCTCATAAATCGTCAAATTTACGCCGATTGGTTCAAGGGACTCGACATCCAAGATCCTCATTTGCTGCAACTTTTCAAAGAAGGCTTCTTTATTCCGCTTCCGGAACGGGATCATCGCGGACGACAAATCGTAATTTATCGTTTTGAGAACTTGGATGCCTCGAAATACTCGTCGACGGATGTTTTCAGGTTGCAAGAAATTTGTTTCCAGACCATGTATGATGATGAAGAGACCCAAATTGCGGGTTTTGTCTTAGTTTTCGACTATTCCGGCATCACGATGAAGCACGTGGCGATGTTTAGTCTCACGGATTATCGAGAATACGCGAAAGTTGTGCGTCAATCGTGTCCGGTGCGCATGACGAGTCTTCTGGTGCTCAATATGCCGGCGTTTTTGCGAGCTTTTTACGAAATTACGGTGTccttcatgcaaaaaaaggtCCAAGATCGCTTCCAAATGTTCAAAAGTCTCGAGGATTTCAAGAAAGAAGTCGATGTTGACGATTATCCGACGGAATATGGCGGAAAATTGAAGCTCGAGTCAATTCTGAAGACTTTCCAGAAGAAAATGCTGAAGAAACGCGatcaaattttagctttggaCGAGATGGCGATCGAAATTTCGGAAGATATGGACAAAGATTGGTTCAAATTGAACGGCAAAAGTAACATTCAAGCTGGCGGTGTCATCGGAAGTTTCCGAAAATTGGAAGTAGATTAG
- the LOC134829087 gene encoding clavesin-1-like gives MGLKKMFSKSHKMEAIPIVDKAPEKYDTYEWTLSDEYAAIAAKVLHENESVRTQSLAQMREWIAKDPYIVSCRTDAAFLMRFLRVKKFNVPAACAQLTKYLVNRQLYPAWYTRLDVDDPLIVKLLLDGFFIPLPDRDSRGRQIVIYRFQNLDPAKYTSTDVFRLQELCFQTMFDDEESQICGYVCVFDYSGMTMQHVAMFSLVDFRNFCSLVRKSVPIRITSILVLNMPAFLHAFYEITMSILQQKLRERFQMFKNLEDFRKEVDIEMFPVEYGGKLKIKSIMQDFQRRMHAKREKILALDEMCIDIPKDMKGEWYQQDSNGNIEAGVIGSFRKLEVD, from the coding sequence ATCTCACAAAATGGAAGCAATTCCCATAGTCGACAAAGCCCCCGAGAAATACGACACCTACGAATGGACTCTTTCCGACGAATACGCCGCCATCGCTGCCAAAGTCTTGCACGAAAACGAATCCGTTCGCACACAATCGCTCGCCCAAATGCGCGAATGGATCGCCAAAGACCCCTACATCGTCTCATGTCGCACCGACGCCGCTTTCCTCATGCGTTTCTTGCgcgtcaaaaaattcaacgttCCCGCTGCCTGCGCCCAACTCACCAAATATCTCGTGAACCGCCAACTTTACCCAGCTTGGTACACTCGTCTCGATGTCGACGATCCGCTGATTGTGAAACTTTTACTCGACGGCTTTTTCATCCCGCTTCCGGATCGCGATTCGAGAGGTCGTCAAATCGTCATTTATCGCTTCCAGAACTTAGATCCAGCGAAATATACTTCCACGGATGTCTTCCGGTTGCAAGAATTGTGTTTCCAGACGATGTTTGATGACGAGGAGTCCCAAATTTGCGGTTATGTTTGCGTTTTTGACTATTCCGGGATGACGATGCAGCACGTAGCGATGTTCAGTCTCGtggattttcgaaatttttgcagTTTGGTGAGGAAAAGTGTCCCGATCCGCATCACGAGTATCCTGGTTTTGAATATGCCGGCGTTTTTGCACGCTTTTTACGAGATTACGATGTCGATTTTGCAGCAAAAGTTACGCGAACGCTtccaaatgttcaaaaatctcGAGGATTTCAGGAAAGAAGTCGATATTGAGATGTTTCCCGTGGAATATGGCGGAAAATTGAAGATAAAATCGATTATGCAAGACTTTCAGCGACGAATGCACGCGAAACGCGAGAAAATATTGGCTTTAGATGAGATGTGCATCGACATCCCGAAAGACATGAAGGGCGAATGGTACCAACAAGACTCCAATGGAAATATCGAAGCTGGCGTGATCGGAAGTTTCCGAAAATTGGAAGTAGATTAA